Proteins from a genomic interval of Stenotrophomonas maltophilia:
- a CDS encoding amino acid transporter, which translates to MDSDSSPDDIDEPGYGDRLVVVALTLLLGGSVVALVGQHTAAQAGPAIVLSLLLAALGTGPLLYCLHALNQQWPTADGLHGVLRDRWGGVPAVLLGSALLLELAVTAAGVAQSIASHLHALLAGCGIETGNGMPDQLMAAASLLLLAVVGLLRPHRVVLVACVLLTVKIGIGLLLLVLAARHVHYAYWIPWLPPATAPYRFGIGGVLAASVPLFGVFATVGLALGFPGIRRQARARPPLLLACVLLAMVLLIVLAALQAGLVEFPALASTRPLSVALQHHPQLDWMMPLLPLAGVAGLAALVLVLLMLAARLAIQLWPTAGDESQGFRERLVPVVVVLSAALLALWAPMGSLPVLPGPASLLMMGAVCLAVLHGGAPRSRALPVLAPVAIALCLLAAVERMRVWPG; encoded by the coding sequence ATGGACAGCGACAGCAGCCCCGACGACATCGATGAGCCCGGGTACGGCGATCGCCTTGTGGTGGTGGCACTGACCCTGCTGCTGGGAGGCAGTGTGGTCGCGCTGGTTGGCCAGCACACGGCAGCCCAGGCAGGCCCGGCCATCGTCCTGAGCCTGCTGCTGGCCGCGCTGGGCACGGGGCCGCTGCTGTACTGCCTGCACGCCCTGAACCAGCAATGGCCCACCGCCGATGGCCTGCATGGCGTGTTGCGGGACCGTTGGGGAGGCGTGCCGGCCGTTCTGCTCGGTAGCGCGCTGCTGCTGGAACTGGCGGTGACTGCCGCGGGCGTGGCGCAGTCCATCGCCAGCCATCTGCATGCGCTGCTGGCCGGTTGTGGAATCGAGACCGGCAACGGGATGCCGGATCAACTGATGGCTGCTGCCAGCCTGCTGCTGCTTGCCGTGGTCGGATTGCTGCGGCCACACCGTGTGGTGCTGGTTGCCTGCGTGCTGCTGACGGTGAAGATCGGCATCGGCCTGCTGTTGCTGGTGCTTGCAGCCCGCCATGTGCATTACGCGTACTGGATTCCATGGCTGCCGCCGGCAACGGCACCCTATCGCTTCGGGATCGGCGGTGTACTGGCGGCGAGCGTGCCGCTGTTCGGTGTGTTCGCCACCGTTGGCCTGGCGCTGGGATTTCCTGGCATCCGCAGGCAGGCCAGGGCACGGCCGCCGCTGCTGCTGGCGTGCGTGCTGCTGGCCATGGTGCTGCTGATCGTACTGGCCGCGTTGCAGGCTGGCCTGGTTGAATTTCCGGCCTTGGCCAGCACGCGCCCTCTGTCGGTGGCGCTGCAGCATCACCCTCAGCTGGACTGGATGATGCCCTTGCTGCCGCTTGCGGGAGTGGCCGGGTTGGCGGCGCTCGTTCTGGTGTTGCTGATGTTGGCTGCGCGGCTGGCGATACAGCTGTGGCCGACGGCAGGTGACGAATCCCAGGGCTTCCGGGAGAGGCTGGTGCCGGTCGTCGTCGTCCTGTCGGCGGCACTGCTGGCGTTGTGGGCGCCAATGGGCAGCCTGCCGGTTTTGCCTGGCCCGGCAAGCCTGTTGATGATGGGCGCCGTGTGCCTGGCCGTGCTGCACGGAGGGGCACCACGATCACGCGCCCTGCCAGTGCTGGCACCCGTCGCCATCGCCCTGTGTCTGCTGGCCGCCGTCGAACGGATGCGGGTCTGGCCCGGCTGA
- the waaA gene encoding lipid IV(A) 3-deoxy-D-manno-octulosonic acid transferase, with protein sequence MRKDPVEWILRGLYSVVLYILLPITVYHLVWRGFRVREYFRRWDERYASYPQPTGQPRVWLHAVSVGEVNAAAPLVNALRKERPDIRWVITTITPTGSERVRALWGDALDHVYLPYDVPGSVNRFLGHFQPSLALILETELWPNMLFGCRDRGIPVYILNARLSARSLRGYRLLAALIRRALRTVTCVAAQSQDDAERFVQLGAAPEQVQALGNLKFDITTPDVQGFVEQFHARVPARRPVWIAASTHDGEEQAVIDLHRRLRQQHPDLLLLWAPRHPERFPKVEALAREQGWNVATRRAKQWPEVETDVFVIDTLGELMPFYACAQVAFVGGSLQPIGGHNLLEPAAMGTAAVTGPHLHNFSEISRRMREAGALLIGEDVQAVGELLQHLLEDPQAREDMARAGCTLISNGRGALQRTLALVGPHLPPPCR encoded by the coding sequence ATGCGTAAAGACCCTGTCGAATGGATCCTGCGCGGCCTGTACTCGGTCGTGCTCTACATCCTGCTGCCGATCACCGTGTACCACCTGGTCTGGCGCGGCTTCCGGGTACGTGAATACTTCCGGCGCTGGGACGAGCGCTATGCCTCCTATCCGCAGCCCACCGGCCAACCGCGGGTCTGGCTGCACGCGGTCTCGGTGGGCGAAGTCAATGCCGCTGCGCCGCTGGTGAACGCGCTGCGCAAGGAGCGCCCGGACATCCGCTGGGTCATCACCACCATCACCCCGACCGGCTCCGAACGCGTGCGTGCGCTGTGGGGCGATGCACTGGACCACGTCTACCTGCCGTATGACGTGCCCGGCAGCGTCAACCGCTTCCTCGGCCACTTCCAGCCCAGCCTGGCGCTGATCCTGGAAACCGAACTGTGGCCGAACATGCTGTTCGGCTGCCGTGACCGTGGCATTCCGGTCTACATCCTCAACGCGCGCCTTTCGGCACGTTCGCTGCGGGGCTACCGGCTGCTGGCGGCGTTGATCCGCCGCGCGCTGCGCACGGTCACCTGCGTGGCCGCGCAGTCGCAGGACGATGCCGAGCGTTTCGTGCAGCTGGGCGCCGCGCCGGAGCAGGTGCAGGCGCTGGGCAACCTGAAGTTCGACATCACTACGCCGGACGTGCAGGGCTTCGTCGAGCAGTTCCATGCACGCGTGCCGGCCCGGCGGCCGGTGTGGATCGCCGCCAGTACCCATGATGGTGAAGAACAGGCGGTGATCGATCTGCACCGTCGCCTGCGCCAGCAGCACCCCGACCTGTTGCTGCTGTGGGCGCCGCGGCATCCCGAGCGCTTCCCGAAGGTGGAGGCGCTGGCGCGGGAGCAGGGCTGGAACGTGGCAACCCGGCGCGCGAAGCAGTGGCCGGAGGTTGAAACCGATGTGTTCGTCATCGATACCCTGGGCGAGCTGATGCCGTTCTATGCCTGCGCGCAGGTGGCGTTTGTCGGTGGCAGCCTGCAGCCGATCGGTGGCCACAACCTGCTGGAGCCGGCGGCGATGGGCACCGCTGCGGTGACAGGGCCGCACCTGCACAACTTCTCGGAAATTTCCCGGCGCATGCGCGAGGCCGGCGCGCTGTTGATCGGCGAAGACGTGCAGGCGGTCGGTGAACTGCTGCAGCACCTGCTCGAAGACCCGCAGGCACGCGAGGACATGGCGCGGGCAGGCTGCACGCTGATCAGCAATGGACGCGGTGCCCTGCAGCGTACGCTGGCGCTGGTCGGACCGCACCTGCCGCCGCCCTGCCGCTGA
- a CDS encoding LpxL/LpxP family Kdo(2)-lipid IV(A) lauroyl/palmitoleoyl acyltransferase has protein sequence MSDATTAVRPSLRDPRNWPMFAAMLGAFAIARLPWMLQRALGRGVGWITWRLLGSRRRAAEVNLQLCFPEKDEAWRQRLVRDSFDALGVGVFECIRAWWGSIDSIRPQVQIEGLEHLRQMQAEGRGVLLVSGHFMTLEMCGRLLCDYVDLSGMYRKHKNPVYEWAVKFGRLRYAKAMFANEDIRATVRHLKKGGFLWYAPDQDMRGKDTVFVPFFGHTASTITATHQLARMTGCAVIPYFHRREGGTYFLKIGAPLENFPSEDVEADTTRVNQAIEEMVREAPDQYLWIHRRFKRQPGGRSDFYK, from the coding sequence ATGTCCGATGCCACCACCGCCGTCCGCCCGTCGCTGCGCGATCCCCGCAACTGGCCGATGTTCGCCGCCATGCTGGGCGCCTTCGCCATCGCCCGCCTGCCGTGGATGCTGCAGCGTGCGCTGGGCCGGGGCGTCGGCTGGATCACCTGGCGCCTGCTGGGCAGCCGTCGCCGCGCCGCCGAGGTCAACCTGCAGCTGTGCTTCCCCGAGAAGGACGAGGCCTGGCGCCAGCGCCTGGTGCGCGACAGTTTCGATGCCCTGGGCGTGGGTGTGTTCGAGTGCATCCGCGCCTGGTGGGGAAGCATCGACAGCATCCGCCCGCAGGTGCAGATCGAAGGACTGGAACATCTGCGGCAGATGCAGGCGGAAGGTCGTGGCGTGCTGCTGGTGTCCGGCCACTTCATGACCCTGGAAATGTGTGGGCGCCTGCTGTGCGACTACGTTGATCTCTCAGGCATGTACCGCAAGCACAAGAACCCGGTGTACGAGTGGGCGGTGAAGTTCGGCCGCCTGCGCTATGCCAAGGCCATGTTCGCCAATGAGGACATCCGCGCTACCGTGCGCCACCTGAAAAAGGGGGGCTTCCTCTGGTATGCACCCGACCAGGACATGCGCGGCAAGGACACCGTGTTCGTACCGTTCTTCGGCCATACCGCCTCGACCATCACCGCTACCCACCAGCTGGCGCGGATGACCGGCTGCGCAGTGATCCCGTATTTCCATCGCCGCGAAGGCGGGACGTACTTCCTGAAGATCGGCGCGCCGCTGGAGAATTTCCCCAGCGAGGACGTGGAAGCCGATACCACGCGGGTCAACCAGGCCATCGAAGAGATGGTGCGCGAAGCGCCCGACCAGTACCTGTGGATCCATCGCCGATTCAAGCGGCAGCCGGGTGGCCGGAGCGATTTTTACAAGTAA